The Elusimicrobiota bacterium nucleotide sequence AAAACGAATGAGAGGTATAAAAATATACTAAATCGGATTGGAAAATATTCTGATGCAAAAGAACAATATGAAAAACGAACTGCTAAAGAAAAGGCTTATACATCACAGAATCTTGTTAATGTTGATGGTCTTGAATATAGCATTGTCAATTTTGAAAAATGGTTTCCTGATTTTGCTGAGGAAAATCGGCAAGTGCCACTAACAATCGGAGAAGAACCCCTGAAAGTTAAAATTTATGCTGATGGATTATTCTTGTTTGTTAGGCTGAAGGTGAAGAATTTAACACAGAAAAAAATAACACTTGAATCATCTCAATTTGAGATTTTTGATTCAGAGAAACGGCGATATTCAGTTCATCAGAAAGCGTATTTTTATCTTGAAAATAAAGGAAGAGGGCTTCTCAAAAAAGTTTTTGCTAAGTCATTATGTGAAGGAAGTCTTGTCTTTGATATAGCAGTAAATGCTGAAGGACTTAAACTGAAAATAAAAAGTAAAACTTCGGGTAAAAGTAGCATATTAAATCTTGAATAAGAATCGTAATAATATCTAAATCATTGTAGATAATTGTAATAAACATTGTGTAATAACAAAGACGGTGTTATATGTGTAAAGATTATGTGACTAAAAATAAGAAAGAAGAAGAAATTCC carries:
- a CDS encoding DUF4352 domain-containing protein, whose amino-acid sequence is FESEGITEKDGKECPPEFAGFRGNLEALLKYSEAISSYPECTAFYIGYGATTRFLLGRYPKELENKLREDGIFEKTNERYKNILNRIGKYSDAKEQYEKRTAKEKAYTSQNLVNVDGLEYSIVNFEKWFPDFAEENRQVPLTIGEEPLKVKIYADGLFLFVRLKVKNLTQKKITLESSQFEIFDSEKRRYSVHQKAYFYLENKGRGLLKKVFAKSLCEGSLVFDIAVNAEGLKLKIKSKTSGKSSILNLE